TATCAACAGCAAAAGGTTCTCGCGGTGGACGACGATGCTTCGAAGCACGGCAACAGTATTGCGTTTCGTGGACAATTGTAGGAGGAAGGTGGACGGCCGGCCGTTGTTAACGTTCAAGGCCACGTCGAAGCAGGAGAAAGTGATCAGGGCGAAAATGTCAGCAATGCATCGACCGCTGTTACAAGAAGAGCTGGCGAGAGCAGAAATTGTGCTGTGGAAGCTGGCACAGAGCGAGAGTTTTCCTGATGAAACGacggtgctggtgaaaaacagAAACAGAAGAGCTGACCAGGTTCCGATCAGGATTGAGAAAAATAGCATTCTGTATAAGCTGACACCAATGTTGGATGAAAATGGCGTCGTTAGGCTAGGTGGTAGGATGGAAGCGTCGGAGAAACTTCCGTTCGACAAGAAGTACCCTATCATTCTTAGCCGAAATCACGACATCATTCAAAAACTGATCCAACATTACCACGAGAAGTATGCCCACGGAAACCGTGAGACAGTTTTTAACGAAATGCGGCAGAAgtttcacattccaaatttccgCGCCGCGATTGGCCAGGTGGTGCGAGGATGTATGAGGTGTATGGTGTCGCGCAGTCGTCCACAAGTTCCGTTGATGGCTCCGCTACCAGTTCAACGAATTTCTCCACAACTACGTCCGTTCAATGCCGTAGGAGTAGACTACCTGGGACCGGTCGAGGTTACGGTTGGTCACAGGAGAATTGAGAAACGGTGGATAGCATTATTCACGTGCTTGACTATACGAGCTGTGCATTTGGAGGTGGTACACTCGCTGTCGTCGCAATCCTGCTTGATGGCAATCAGGCGATTCATGAACAAGTTCGGTTGTCCAGACGAGTTCGTTTCCGGTAACGGAACCAATTTCAAAGGAGCGAGTAAGGTGCTGTTGGAAGAGCTGAAGCAGTTGGAGATTGAGTGTGCTGAAGGAGTAACCAGTGCCACTACAAAGTGGCATTTCAATCCGCCCGGAGCGCCGCACATGGGCGGCATCTGGGAACGTATGGTTCGATCCGTCAAGGAGACGATGGCGGCTCTGTGTGATGGGAGGAAACTTTCCGATGAGATCCTGCTGACAACGTTGAGCGAAGTGGAGGATATCATCAACATGCGGCCGTTGACCTACATGCCGCAGGAGTCGGCGGAGCCGGAAGCCCTAATGCCCAATCATTTCTTGCGTGGAACGGTTCGAAGCGCAGACGTCCGGCTAGCTGGTCGGGTGAACGAAGCGGAAGCACTTAGGGATGCGTACAAGCGGTCCCTACACTTAGCAGATAACATGTGGGAGCGGTGGTCGAAGGAATACCTGCCCACGATAAATCAACGCTCGAGGTGGTTTGAAGATCAAAAGGATCTGAAAGTTGGTGATTTGGTGTTCATCACGGATGGGAAGAACCGAAAGAATTGGACACGAGGAAAAGTAGAGGAAGTGTTTGCAGGGAAAGATGGAAGAATCCGACAGGCGAACGTACGGACGGCTGGTGGCGTGTATAGAAGAGCCACAGCGAACTTGGCGGTGTTGGAATGCTAAGGACGGTAAATCCGGCAAACCGGTGGACCGGTGGTGGAGTTACGGGCTGGGGAATTGTCAACACGGCTGAACTGAAGAAAAAGATAAGTGATTTTCAGTAGCGGGAATAACAACAAACCGTCAGTGGTTGACTGAAAAGGGTTtgtttattgaagaaaataatttgtGAATAGCTGCAGCAATCAAAAGTGTATTTTgcataaaaatcgaaaatttataGTCGAAGTATTTATTAAAATAATCGTGTATATGATCAATATTTGAATCACGCGGTTGACATAGATCCTTTGTCCGTAAGTAAACATCCAGAAGCCTGAAAtacctgaaaagaaaaaaaagggaaaa
The Toxorhynchites rutilus septentrionalis strain SRP chromosome 2, ASM2978413v1, whole genome shotgun sequence genome window above contains:
- the LOC129766605 gene encoding uncharacterized protein LOC129766605, translated to MSAMHRPLLQEELARAEIVLWKLAQSESFPDETTVLVKNRNRRADQVPIRIEKNSILYKLTPMLDENGVVRLGGRMEASEKLPFDKKYPIILSRNHDIIQKLIQHYHEKYAHGNRETVFNEMRQKFHIPNFRAAIGQVVRGCMRCMVSRSRPQVPLMAPLPVQRISPQLRPFNAVGVDYLGPVEVTVGHRRIEKRWIALFTCLTIRAVHLEVVHSLSSQSCLMAIRRFMNKFGCPDEFVSGNGTNFKGASKVLLEELKQLEIECAEGVTSATTKWHFNPPGAPHMGGIWERMVRSVKETMAALCDGRKLSDEILLTTLSEVEDIINMRPLTYMPQESAEPEALMPNHFLRGTVRSADVRLAGRVNEAEALRDAYKRSLHLADNMWERWSKEYLPTINQRSRWFEDQKDLKVGDLVFITDGKNRKNWTRGKVEEVFAGKDGRIRQANVRTAGGVYRRATANLAVLEC